In Bradyrhizobium sp. 170, the DNA window AGGAGTGTTTCGTGGCGCGAGATCTGCGGAAATCCGTGTCATCCTGGTAACCATCCTGCGCCGTCTGGTAGCGCGCGGCCATGGCCTGGGTGAGTTCGGCCATCTTGTCGCGCAGTTCGGCTGGCGCCAGCACCTCCGCCTCCGCGCCGAGACGCAGCAGCTCGGCCGCCGCATGCCACACCGTTTTTCCAATCGGCACCACGGCGATCCGCCAGCCGGCGGCATCTGCGGCCTCCTCGATACGGGTGCGCGTCCTCACGTAAGGCTGGCTCAAGGCGTTGAGCAGTTTTACGCCGAACGGCGACAGCCGCACGGTGGCGCAGTTCGGATGCATCTCGGCTTCGAGCCGGATCGTTGCGGCCTGCCAATAGGCGGCGAGATCGAAATCGGTGGGCCGGACGCCGCGCTCCTCCAGAACGTTGCAGTCGAGAACACGCGCCACGCGATAGGTGCGCACGCTGCCATCGACGCTTCCGGCGAGATACCAGCTGCCGCCTTTCAGCACGAGACCAAGCGGCGCGACGCGGCGGCGCTTCTCGGCCCGCCAGCTCTGGTAGCGGATTTCAATCAGGCTCCCGCGCAGCAGCGCGCCGGCAATGGCGCGCAGATGTTTCGGCTGCTCGGCTTCGCCGAACCAGCTTGGGGCATCGAGATGAAAGCGTTCCTGCATCCGGCCGGCGTCCGTACGCAGATTGGCCGGTAGCGCCGCCATCAGCTTGGTCTGCGCCGCCAGCATCGCGGCATCGAGGCCAAGCGCGGCGGCGGGGCCCGGCAGTCCCGTCATGAACAGCGCCTCGGCCTCCGGCTGCGATAGTCCGTTCAGCCGTACGCGATAGCCATCGAGCAGGCGATAGCCGCCTTCCGCGCCGCGCTCGGCATAGACCGGAATGCCGGCTGCGGCGAGCGCATCGATGTCGCGATAGATGGTGCGCACCGATACCTCGCAAGCGTCGGCGAGCTCAGGCGCAGTGATCCGTCCCCGCGCCTGCAAGGTGGTGAGTATCGAAAGCAGCCGGCTCGCGCGCATGATCCCTTAAACCATACCTGACACAAGATGTCAGGTATGGTCGGGCATACAAGGTCCGTTGCCCGAGAGATCAAATGGAGACTGCCAATGACCAGCCAGGACCGCATCACGCTTTATTATTCGCCGCAGAGCCGCGCGACGGGCACACGGGTGCTGCTGGAGGAACTGGGAGCTCCCTATGATCTCCATGTCCTGAACATGAAGGCGGGCGAGCAGCGCCAGCCGGCCTATCTCGCCATCAACCCGCTGGGCAAGGTGCCGGTGATTCGCCATGGCGAGGCGCTGGTGACCGAGCAGGTGGCCATCTACATCTATCTCGCCGACCTGTTTCCGGGAGCCGGCCTGACACCCGCGCTCGATGATCCCTGCCGAGGTCCGTATCTGCGCTGGATCGCCTATTACGGTTCGTCCTTCGAGCCGGCCTTGATCGATAAATTCATGAAGCGCGAGCCGGCGCCGCCGACGCATTCGCCATATTCC includes these proteins:
- a CDS encoding YafY family protein; the protein is MRASRLLSILTTLQARGRITAPELADACEVSVRTIYRDIDALAAAGIPVYAERGAEGGYRLLDGYRVRLNGLSQPEAEALFMTGLPGPAAALGLDAAMLAAQTKLMAALPANLRTDAGRMQERFHLDAPSWFGEAEQPKHLRAIAGALLRGSLIEIRYQSWRAEKRRRVAPLGLVLKGGSWYLAGSVDGSVRTYRVARVLDCNVLEERGVRPTDFDLAAYWQAATIRLEAEMHPNCATVRLSPFGVKLLNALSQPYVRTRTRIEEAADAAGWRIAVVPIGKTVWHAAAELLRLGAEAEVLAPAELRDKMAELTQAMAARYQTAQDGYQDDTDFRRSRATKHS
- a CDS encoding glutathione S-transferase family protein — protein: MTSQDRITLYYSPQSRATGTRVLLEELGAPYDLHVLNMKAGEQRQPAYLAINPLGKVPVIRHGEALVTEQVAIYIYLADLFPGAGLTPALDDPCRGPYLRWIAYYGSSFEPALIDKFMKREPAPPTHSPYSDYDSMLGALEAQLSRGPYLLGDRMTAADILWGVAFSWTMMFGLVPRNDVFVAYAERITSRPAFQRINAADDEMAAQHAAACGG